Proteins from one Gossypium raimondii isolate GPD5lz chromosome 8, ASM2569854v1, whole genome shotgun sequence genomic window:
- the LOC105792449 gene encoding root phototropism protein 2, translating into MATPLRSNSRLSTAMERTGQWVFSQEIPTDVIVEVGEANFNLHKFMLVAKSNYIRKLIMETNEADLTRINLSEIPGGPEIFEKAAKFCYGVNFEITVHNVAALRCAAEYLQMTDKYCDNNLAGRTEDFLSQVALSSLSGAVVVLKSCEDLLPMAEELKIVQRCIDVASARACNEASFPCRTPPNWWTEELSILDVELFGRIIGAMKQRGAKPLTIATALITYAERWLRDLVRDHSGNGIKCSEPIDSDLRIQQRELLESIVQLLPAEKAAFPIHFLCCLLRCAIFLKASSACRNEVEKRISLILEHVTVDDLLVLSFTYDGERLFDLDSVRRIISGFVEKEKSMAVFNGGDFREVSSSAMQRVAKTVDAYLAEIATAVELSISKFNGIANLVPKGARKVEDDLYRAIDIYLKSHPNLDEIEREKVCSSMDPLKLSYEARVHASQNKRLPVQIVLHALYYDQLKLRSGGADDRNQPDAVTTRNQLQADVSLVKENEALRTELLKMKMYISDMQKNNQTGTSSKSVGTRKPTFFSSMSKTLGKLNPFRHGSKDTSHIDDNLGVDGTKPRRRRFSIS; encoded by the exons ATGGCTACTCCACTAAGGAGCAACAGCAGGCTGTCCACTGCCATGGAGAGGACCGGCCAGTG GGTTTTCTCCCAAGAGATTCCTACTGATGTTATTGTCGAAGTTGGTGAAGCCAATTTCAATCTCCACAAG TTCATGCTAGTGGCAAAGAGCAATTACATAAGGAAGTTGATAATGGAAACAAATGAAGCGGATTTGACAAGAATCAACCTGTCTGAAATCCCCGGAGGCCCTGAGATCTTCGAGAAAGCAGCCAAGTTCTGCTACGGCGTTAATTTCGAGATTACAGTGCATAACGTGGCAGCTCTCCGATGTGCTGCCGAGTATCTCCAAATGACGGATAAATACTGCGACAACAACCTGGCAGGGCGCACCGAAGATTTCCTCTCACAGGTTGCCCTGTCTAGCCTTTCTGGCGCCGTCGTCGTTCTCAAATCATGCGAGGATCTGCTTCCCATGGCTGAGGAGCTCAAGATTGTTCAAAGATGCATTGATGTAGCCAGTGCTAGG GCTTGTAACGAGGCGAGTTTCCCTTGCCGTACGCCTCCAAACTGGTGGACGGAAGAGCTATCGATCCTGGACGTTGAGTTGTTTGGTAGAATCATTGGCGCAATGAAACAAAGGGGTGCAAAACCCCTAACCATCGCTACCGCTCTCATAACTTACGCGGAGAGATGGCTCCGAGATCTAGTACGAGATCACTCGGGCAACGGCATCAAGTGTTCGGAGCCCATTGACTCTGATCTTCGGATCCAGCAGCGTGAGCTTTTAGAGTCCATTGTGCAACTGCTTCCGGCGGAGAAAGCTGCCTTTCCGATCCACTTCTTGTGTTGCCTTCTCCGCTGTGCAATTTTTCTGAAAGCCTCCAGTGCTTGCAGGAACGAGGTGGAGAAACGGATCTCGCTCATATTGGAGCATGTTACGGTTGATGATCTTTTGGTCCTGTCTTTCACATATGATGGGGAGAGGCTCTTCGATCTGGACAGCGTGAGGAGGATCATCTCCGGGTTTGTGGAGAAGGAGAAGAGCATGGCTGTTTTCAATGGCGGCGATTTTAGGGAGGTAAGTTCCTCCGCGATGCAGAGAGTTGCTAAGACTGTAGACGCATACCTGGCGGAGATAGCAACTGCAGTTGAACTTTCCATCTCCAAGTTCAACGGCATCGCCAATCTCGTCCCTAAAGGAGCCAGAAAGGTGGAGGATGATCTCTACCGGGCCATTGACATCTACCTCAAg TCTCATCCAAATCTGGACGAGATAGAGAGGGAGAAGGTATGCAGCTCCATGGACCCCCTGAAGCTGTCCTATGAAGCTCGAGTGCATGCATCCCAAAACAAGCGCTTGCCTGTGCAGATTGTTTTGCACGCTTTGTACTATGATCAGCTAAAGCTAAGGAGTGGGGGGGCGGATGACCGCAACCAGCCAGACGCCGTGACCACCAGGAATCAGTTGCAGGCTGACGTGTCGCTGGTAAAGGAGAATGAGGCATTGCGAACGGAGCttttgaagatgaagatgtACATATCGGACATGCAGAAGAACAATCAAACTGGAACTAGTTCAAAGAGCGTTGGGACCAGAAAGCCTACCTTCTTCTCTTCCATGTCCAAGACTCTAGGCAAGCTAAATCCCTTCCGACATGGCTCCAAGGACACTTCCCATATCGATGATAACCTTGGAGTAGACGGTACCAAGCCTAGGAGGAGAAGGTTTTCAATCTCTTGA